In Uranotaenia lowii strain MFRU-FL chromosome 2, ASM2978415v1, whole genome shotgun sequence, one genomic interval encodes:
- the LOC129743052 gene encoding uncharacterized protein LOC129743052, producing the protein MYIKTNLKFKITENKVIEGFHRISIQISLSGQVFSVHGIYRPPAFPFNSFCDQIESLLASVADNHSCLIVGDFNVPINLTNLNTVTKYKSILESFGYVCTNSFPTRPKTNNILDHVISKQIDLGRLKNDTIFTDVSDHLQVITSFKLSSNKQMATLTKEITDHCKLNNLFLNYLNNVQLPDNVNVGLQDITTSYSHFRSMSTRTIKKNVKLKGNYCPWMSLDLWTLIKIKNNYLKRSKRHPDDVQLKQMLSHINKKLYLKKQECKKLYYERLLNNTPHSKLWRNINTLMGKNKPTTSINLSDEEGSTTNNLEVCEKLNRHFSTIGKRLAEEIPIDPGSDHLSRIEHVQNTIFLHPATVNEVRVVILSLKNKKGCGPDNFPRLEFILNASKSQKLFLFLRLAIPMI; encoded by the exons AtgtatattaaaacaaatttaaagttcaaaattactgaaaataaggTCATTGAAGGTTTCCATAGGATAAGCATTCAAATATCTTTGAGTGGTCAAGTTTTTAGTGTTCATGGCATCTATAGACCACCCGCATTTCCATTTAACTCATTTTGCGATCAAATTGAATCCTTGTTAGCGTCTGTTGCCGATAACCATTCTTGTCTTATTGTAGGTGATTTTAATGTCCCcataaatttaaccaatttaaaTACAGTTACGAAATATAAGTCGATTTTGGAATCCTTTGGTTATGTTTGCACAAACTCCTTCCCCACTAGAccaaaaactaataatatttTAGACCACGTCATTTCTAAGCAGATTGATCTAGGCCGACTGAAAAATGACACTATTTTTACTGATGTGAGCGACCATTTACAGGTTATTACATCCTTTAAATTATCAAGTAATAAACAAATGGCAACTTTAACGAAAGAAATtactgatcattgtaaactgaacaatttatttttgaattatttgaataatgttcAACTACCAGATAACGTGAATGTTGGTTTGCAAGATATCACAACATCTTACAGCCATTTTCGATCAATGTCTACtaggacaataaaaaaaaatgtaaaattgaaaggcAACTACTGTCCATGGATGTCACTAGATCTTTGGAcactcataaaaattaaaaacaactatTTAAAACGTTCTAAAAGGCACCCCGATGATGTCCAACTAAAACAAATGTTGagtcatataaataaaaaattgtatttaaaaaaacaggaatgCAAAAAGTTATATTATGAACGTTTACTGAACAACACACCACATTCGAAGCTTTGGAGAAATATAAACACCCTCATGGGTAAAAACAAACCAACCACATCAATCAACCTGTCTGATGAAGAAGGCAGCACTACCAACAATTTagaagtttgtgaaaaattaaacaggcacttttccacaattggcAAAAGGTTAGCTGAGGAAATTCCAATTGACCCTGGCTCTGACCATTTATCCCGTATTGAACATGTACAAAATACTATATTTCTACATCCAGCTACTGTGAATGAGGTAAGGGTAGTCATTCTATCCCTTAAAAATAAGAAGGGCTGTGGACCTGATAATTTCCCA aGACTGGAATTTATCCTGAATGCCTCAAAATCGCAAAAGTTAttcctgtttttaaggctggcgattcccATGATATAA